In Fragaria vesca subsp. vesca linkage group LG5, FraVesHawaii_1.0, whole genome shotgun sequence, the genomic stretch TATGCAAAACTCAATTGCAGTAGCTCATCGTCTACAACTTCATATTCTTATATTATGGTTGGATATAGTGCGGGGGATCTTCCTCCGTTTTGTAATATGGTCACAGCCAGTCTTGCTATGCTACAACAACCTTGGGGGTACCGCTCATTTTCTGTCACTCCTCATCAATTAAAAAGGGGTTTTGATCTTTCATGGGGGAAATATATCTGTGAAAAGCATTGCCTGGCAAGTAATGCTTTCTGTTCCTTTTCAAATTACCGGTGGGAGTGCCATGACAACTGCTATTCACCATTTACAACCATCTATTGTAAGTATATTTCAGCAGCCATATTAGACTGAAGTATGACTAGTATACCTTCATGTGCTTAAAGCTTTTTGTGATTAATGGAAAAAATCGTTGAGGGTTGCTAAATGCTATATATGCTCCTCAATTTTAAGATGTTCAAAATAAAAGATGTCTTTCCATTAATACGTATGTGTATACACATCGCAGTCTAATGTTCTTTTCAGAAAAATACCATTTCGAAATAAATATCTGAAGGCGGTATAATGGAAACTAGTTTTTAACATGTGTGACTGGTTGATGGCCTCAAACTAAAGCTTATGGTTATAGAATGCTGATTTCTTGAATCTGTTATTGATATTAATCTCCTTTGCAGGTTTTCGAGATTACCTGAAGCGTGGTAAGTTATAGTTGCACATTTTTACCGCCAATTTGCCTAACTATCGTTATGTTTCAGCTATTTACTAAGACTGCTCTCCTTTCCTTGTATCTGAATTATTTCTCTAGCAATTTATTTACTAAAATTTCTTTGTTAATTTATCTTTTCTTCATTGAACTGAGCTAGTGCTTTTCTTCATTGGTTCTGTTTTCCCACACAGGTTTCATTCCCGTCTTCGAGTTGACTGGTATGTCTTGGTTTTTTTTTTTTTTTTTTTTTGTTGAGAAGGGACTGGTATGTCCTTTTAAACATTATGTTCTTCAAAAAATGTTATTTGTTGAAGTAAATTAATAAGAGATATTCAAGTTGAATCATCTTGTTGACCATTTTAGCATTATTGGGAACAATAGCATTATATGGATCAACACCAAGGACTGCTTGAAAGTGATGTGAGGGAGTAATAAAATCATTTAGTTTTATTAAACCAATTGTCTCTAATGTTTTTTCTTATTAAAGACTATTTCAAAGAAATCGAATAATTCATTTGCACAATACATTTAATGGATCAAAACTATTAATCCATTTGGGTATAAATCCAGACTGAACGTCTAAACTTCTAATACATGCTTGTACTCCTATTTGTTGCAGCATGCAGCATGGTCGTACGAACAGTAATTGGCATTATTGTGTTCTTGGGATTTTGGAGTTACAGGTTGTATTCCAAAATGTTTGTAAAGGATGATACAATCGAAGAATTCCTGCACTCATACAAGAATCTGATGCCAAGAAGGAATTCATATTTGGATATCAAAAAGATGACGATTGATTTTAAAGATAAACTTGGTCAGGGAGGTTTTGGTTCTGTTTTCAAAGGAGAGCTGTCAAATGGTCATCTTGTTGCTGTAAAGATGTTGAGTGGTTCCAAAGGTAATGGACAAGATTTCATTAATGAAGTTGCGACAATAGGAAGAATCCATCATGTCAATGTGGTGCAACTAATAGGATTTTGTTCAGAGGGATCAAAAAGAGCTCGTTTATGACTTCATGCCTAATGGCTCCCTAGACAACTATATTTTTCCGAAGAAAGAAAAAGCTTTTAGTCTAAGTTGGGATAGGATGCAAGACATAGCTATGGGGGTGGCTCATGCAATTGAATATCTACACCAGGGATGTCGTATGCAAATTCTACATTTCGATATTAAACCGCACAACATTCTTCTTGATGCAAACTTTAATTCAAAAATATCAGACTTTGGACTTGCTAGGTTTTACCCTAAAGATGTTACCAGTGTTTGTTATACAAACATTGGAGGCACAATAGGATACATAGCTCCAGAATTGTTCTACAGAACCATTGGAAGCGTGTCAGACAAGGCTGATGTTTATAGCTTTGGAATGTTGTTACTGGAAATGGCAGGTCGGAGAAAGAACTTGGATGCAGATGCAGAAAATTCAAGCCAAATATACTTCCCTTCCTGGATTTTTGAACAGCTAGAAAAGGGAGTAAGCATTGAAATTGAGGATGTCTGCGAGTCTGATAAGAAGATAGCCAAGAAGATGATCATGGTGGCACTGTGGTGCATACAATTGACCCCTGTCGATCGTCCTTCCATGAGCAAAATTTTAGAGATGCTTGAAGGTGAAGTTGAAGACTTGCAAATGCCTCCCAAACCTTTCTTTTGTCCACAAGATATGCCAACAGTGGATCTACCTGGTGAATCAGATTCTGAAGAGGAGGTATGTACCCTGCAACATTGTGCTATAGAAATGGCTTCCTGTAATAATGTCATTCAGTAAACTTATTTGTATGTGTAAACTTCTGCTGTAATGTGGATTTGGCAATGAAACTAATTAGTACACATGAAGCGATTAGGAATCTAGGATTGCGTCTCTTAAGGGCGGGTCCTCTTTCTAGAATTTTTCTTGATACAGACTCAAAGTTAATTATTGTGCTCTACAAAGTTACCTGATTGCAGGATTAATCTCTTCCTCAATATTTATTTGTCTTTTGGTCTTGATCGCTCCTCGCGCGTCACAGATCGTTTTTCTTAATTCGAATTTCCCTTGGGCTCATCATTTTGAGTTCCAAATTACATATATTTTATGTTCTTGTTCTTCTTAGTCCTTGTTATTTTATACTGGTAGGTTTAGCCTAGTACTTGATTGTTGCTTTTCTTCAATGCTAGAGACAGACGTTGCGCTCCAAAATGTAGCCTTGTCTTTCCCTGTTTAAGAACTCATTCAATCAAATTGATGTTGAAGACTAAATATCGTCTAATCGTTAGCTTATGAAAAAGAGACAACTTATATTGTACATCAGTGGTTCTATCAAAACAGCATTGCAATGTGTGTGTGCGCGCGTGTCATTTTAATTTGTGTAATCAGAACCATAAATTCGTAATTTGTGTTTCTCTGGTACTAGTTTATAATTTGTATTGTGTGTGACTGTGTGTGTGTCATCTTTCAAACATTCCATGCATGTATCCAGGTATTTGCTTCATGCATTATTACCAATTTAAATGATTCCATCGACCTTAGCTATAAAGGTTGCCAAAAGTCTTTCATGGATAGAAACTGTCTGCATAGAAAGCTCCACCTTAGTGCTTGTAATTCAAAAGCAACCAGCTTTCGGTTCCCTCCGCAAATCATGCATGCTCACCATGGACAACTTTTACACACATATATCGAAGTTAGCCAACTGATCAAACCAGTAATTCCAAATCTCTAATTAGTCACAAAGTGAAAATTAACAAGAAAAAAGAAACGAAATCTTCTCATAGCTAGAAACCCTCAATTACAGAGCAAATGACATCGATCTCTTGCAATTAGGTATAGCCTTGTTTGTACTTGCGGAAAAGGTCCTCAGTTTTGGCATTCCTAAAAGCACAGCACCCAATCAAATAAACCGAAATGAGAGCAACTAGAGTGATGAGCAATATGATGTCTGTTCTTCTCCATTCGCTCTTCAGATTGGCAAGCAGTCCCGCTTTGCAAGAATCGCAGTTGAAGCAAAGCTGTGTTTGGTCATTGTTCCACTGCAAGCAATCCATGTCCGCCGCGTTGTTAATGGGGCTAATCCAATACGTCGGATTCACGAAGGTGTAACCACATTGTGTGGGTGGTTTGCAGCATCCTGACTGTATTAAAGCAAAAGCACCACAGTAAGGAATAAAACATAAAAGATAAAGATGAAGCATTTCACATGGTTATGAAGAATCTCCAAAGTGGTTTGTCTGGGTTCCATGAGCTGTTTGCTTTTCTATATATAGTAAGAACTAGGAACCCTAGTTAATTGAAGTCTTGAAGATGGTTGTTAATCTGAGACTAATAGTTCGAGGCAAATAATATATCTCAATCTAATCTTTGTTTTACGCTTCCGGCAGATGGTGCGGTGTAGTGAAATTGTGTAGAAGCTGCTTTCAAAAGCCAAAAAGAACCCAAGAACTCACAACTGTCACAAGTACTTACTCAAATCCTTGTGTTTGGACTTTGGACTACAATAGCTCATTCACATTGATCTAGTCTATACGTACTTCATTAATTTCATACAGCTTAAACCCTAATTAACCCAGATGTAACTTTTTGTAGAACTCGATCATTGTTGACATACATAAGCTAGGGTTATGTCAGTACTAAAATTACATTTCAGGCCGAACTATTGTTGGAAGAAAATGATCGAAAATTCTAAACTATATATGATTGAAGTTAACAACATGTAGTGTAGTATTGTTTACCTGCAAGGGGTTAAGGTGTGCGTTAAAGAAATCCTGAGCCATGCGATAACTCTGATTCAACTCAGCACACATGTTTGTTGAGCTAAGACAAGCTCTGATGCGATCCCACTTAAAAGGGGCACGAACTCTCCGGCGAAGCCAACCGGAGTAGTCATCAAGATGATACTCCAAGTAAGACCGGCTCGGCTCAAGGTGGCCGGAGCCTCTCATGGTAACCATGTAGATGAACACCACCAAACAAGCAAGCAAGACAATGAGGATGAGCATGGCAATGAGGTAAGAGACAAGGAGCCATGGGATCCTCCAAAACGCCCCCACAAAGCCAGCAATGGCCACAACCAAGAACAAGATGCCCAAGGTGATGACAGGCCATTGCAGAATCTTTACACAAGAGTTGTCGGGTTCGGTGGCGAGCCAGATTCCGGCACCGATGATTGGGATGGAGAGGAGCATGGCAACAAAGTTGATGGCCGCAATGACATTGTTGCTAAGTGCCATTTCTTTGGGCGGAGAAAGGGAGTGGAAGAGATAATGTCTAAAGCTAGGTGGGTTTTCTTTGCTATATGATCATAGGGTGTGGCTGGTTTAAGGTGCCTTACCTTGGATCCATGTAAGCTCTATAGTAAAGATTAAAGTGATAAATTATAATGATTCGTAAAGCGCGTTTTCATCTTTAGGTCCAATCACTTTCTGAAAAGCTAGGAATACCTTGTAATCTTGTATGGGGAGAAGGGAGAAAAGAAAGACAAAAGATGTTGGTTGCAAGCAAGACTAATGTGTACATAAAAATACATCGTGGAAAGATCAATTTTATAGAACAAAGTAAACCCGATACATGTGGATATATACATTACTTGTGATCTATGTATTCAATTATCTTTCAGGTCTGAAGACGGTTTCTGACAAATTGACCTATAGAGTATGAGCTCTGGAAATTTATCAACAACGTACCACATCTTCACCAAGCACTATTTCGATGGAGCTTTCTGGAATCTACCCACGGGTTTGCCTACCCAAGCTGTCTGTATGCTGTCGAGTTACGATCACGTTGAGGTATCTGTGAGTATGTCTATGTAGAGAATAAGTATAAATAAGTAGCACGAACAGTTATTTATGGAAAGTGAAATTCACACTTCCTAAACTGAAATCTATACTTTTATTTTTCATTTTTAGTTATCATTCAATATAAAAATACAAAATTTGAGTCACTAAAGACAACATTTAAGTTACCAAAAATAGAAAATGAGAGTGTAGATTTTAATTAAGGAGTGTGGATATTTCACTTCCCTTATCTATTTGTTGTACCATGTACTTGGAGCACGCCACCCGCACAGACCTTCCGTACTTATTAATTAGTGGATTGGTTTAATCGATATCAGCTGAATTGAAATATTGGGTTTTAGTTTGCGCCAACCAAAAGCCGAATGAATCAATTACTTCATATCATTCGACACAATACAAATATGCCCGACCCCGAGGGTTTTCCGAAAGAGTTGCCCATTAGTTTCAAATGTTTCGGATGTAGATTCATGCACAAAGATATGTTGCATCGAAGAAGCCGTTCATAAATTAGAATTCAGCTTATCATCCATGGACGAAAATGTAAGATATCGATCTGTCAATATACCTCTTGAAATACCAAAGAATGGGATAAGAGATTTAATTTAATTAATGAATTAACAAATTAGAGTATTTAAATGAAATTTAGAAGGACAGAAAGCATGGTTTGAAACCACTAGGGATAGTGGTCGGGGCGGTAGATAGGCTAGTTTGGAACCACCAAGTCTAGAGTTTGAAACCCCATGAGGCCTTGGTGGCTAGCCGGTGGTGAGGCCATGTGCCTGTTCTTGTTCCTGCCATATGATGATGTAGTGGAATAGTCCAGCGATTGTTGGGATACCCTGCATGGGTGTGTGTTACCTAATCTAACTAAGGCTAACCCCCACAAATAAAAATAAAACATGATTGATAATTAATTTCAACTAATAGTAATTTGTCAATTGAAACACTTCAAATTTATTACTTGTTAAGAATCGTCAAATTGCAGGTTATTAGAACAAAGAAACGAGCTTAACCTGTCAATTACGGAGATGGGCCAAGTAAAAGATCAAGTCGTCTTATGAGCCACCAAACGGAATACGACTTGTAATACTAGATATGTACTCCAACAATTTATGAATTAACAAATTAGAGTACTTAAATGAAATTTAGAAGGACGGAAAGCATGGTTTGACAATTAATTTCAACTAATAGTAATTTGTCAATTGAAACACTTCAAATTTATTACTTGTTAAGAATCAACAAATTGTAGGTTATGAGGATGAAGAAACGGGCTTAACCTATCAATTACGGAGATGGGACATAAAAAATCAAGTCTTCTAAGCCACCAAACGGAACACGACTTGTAATACTAGACATGTGCTCCAACAATTTTATCACATCAAACATATCATCTGTGAAGATATTGAATGCATCTTCCTCAATAGCCCTAATGTGGGAATCAAATTTTCTCCTGTGGTCTCTTGACTTGTAATTAATTGTCCAACAAAGCCTGGTTTCTCAAAATACCAATGCTTGTATCAAATCTTGGCAAAATTTAGACAACAATGTGAATCTTCAAATCCGTGTCTTCAGCTTACCATTCATCCCCTCACATCGTTGCATGGGGCACATCCCCTTGTAAATTTCCCCTAAAAAATGCCTCCGCCAGCACACTTCTCATACAATGGTGTAATCCAAAGTTTATTCTCCAAACCATGCTCCTATTCGTCAATCGTGTACAAAACATATATCATTTTCCAAATTTTTTTTTGCACCGTCTCATTCTTCATTTCCCCCCAACATTTCTCCCAATGTGCCACGCACATAGCTTGTGTTCCGTTGTATGCATAAGGTTTTTCAAAACAGTATGCATTATTTCGTCCCCATCAGTTCAATAGACTTTGAAGGGTTGTTATTCATGCTTTTATAGAATTTCTAGATTACTCAAGTAAATGTTTCCTTCTTATTCTCATCAACAACAAAGACGCACGCAAATAAGATGGTCCTCCTAGGGTTGTTTAAACCTACAAATAAAATCACAAGACAACAATATATGTTGACCTTGTATGTGTTGTCTATTATAACAACACCACCAAAGACACTGTAGTAAAGTAGGGACTCACGGTTCCTCCAAAAAAAATTAGCGTGCCTCCCTTCCTAGCCGATCAGGAGTAAACCTACCAAAAAAAGACATTCTTCTTGTCCTTTCATTTGCATTCAATCAGCATCCCTCTTTTCTGAATTCGATTTTCTAACTACATCCAATTTGTTGTACATATCTTTAAACATGAATCTGAAAAATTGAGGTACCTTGCTTGAAACGCTAAAAACTCATATGTAACAGTAGAAGACACTTGCGTCATTTGAAGAGCTAACACAACAAAGAAGTCATCCTTAGTCACTTCACTAAAAGATGGTAGAAATTGTTGCTCCATTGCTTTTGCAAGTTTGTGATTTTGCCCTGTCACAAACTTCGTAATTAAGTACGTACTGCATGGTGTCCCTGTTCAATTTCAATAGAAAAACATACTACTACAAAAAGCAAGGTCACGTCACGATATAGGTTTCATGGCCTAAGTCTGGATAAGGTGACGAAAAAAGTTTTGCATCCCATAAGAAAACTTTCGTAGCCTAAATGAAAACTTAGGTGATCGATGAAAGAAATTTTGGTAACCTGAGTTTGTACCTAGGCCATGAAAGTTCAATCTGACTTGTTACTGACGACTTAAACGACAAAACGTACTTTAGTCGCCTTATTTAATCCTTCTTAAACGACCAAGTTTATTTTCGTTGTTTTATAGTTCACTCAAGCTACGAAATAAACACTAAAAATTAAAGTACAAAGTGAAAATAAACCAGGGAACAAGAACAAGTATGAACCGGGGTTTTAAAAAACACAAGGAAAATGTAGAATTTTGAAAATAAGATTAACATATCCGATTTAAATATATAATATACAAATACAAGAGTCAGAAACCAAAATGACGAGCTAAACCCTCAATTGTAAATGGCTAACTCTCATCTGAAGATGAGGAGGAGGGAGGCTTAATAGGGTGTGGACAAACAACGATATCTAGTTGAGCTCAGAACGACGTCGTTTTTTGTATATTAGAATGATGCCGTTTGATGTGGATCTGATTAACAACTAAAACAAAACGAGTCTAGCAAATCTAAATATGAATTGAAAATAATCCATAACAATGTATCGAAAGTAATCCAAAGTAATGAAAAAAATAAATCAAACTCCATTGCTTGATATAAATCAATTGAGAATGAACAATGAGAGGTTGAACAATGAAATGAGAACGACATGATTGGATGGAAAAACTCGATCAGACTTCATTGCTCGATATAAATCAATCGAGAATGATGAATAAGAGGTTAAACAATGAAACGAGTACAACATTGTTGGATGGAAAACTCGATCAAACTTCATTGCCAGATATAAATCAATCGAGAATGAAGATTGAGAGTTTAAACAATGAAACAAGGAAACAAGTACATGATTTGATGAAAAAACTCTATCAGACTTCAATCGAGAATGAAGATTAAGAGTTTAAACAATGAACATGTACATGATTTAATGAAAAAACTGGACTAGACTCCGTTCCTCGATATAAATCAATCGAGAATGAAGATTAAGAGTTTAAACAATGAAACATGTATATGATTTGATGAAAAACCTCGATCAGACTCCATTGCTCAATATAAATCAATCGAGAATGAAGAATAAAAATTTAAACAACAAATCAAATACATAATTTGGATGAACAACCAAAGATGAAAAAAAAAAGGATCTACATGAAGAAGAGGAGGAGAAGCGAAACCAAATGAGGGAACAACATAGAACGATACATTTTTTTAAATAAAATAAAAAATAAAAAATTAAATAAAAAAATTAAATAATAATAATAAAAAATAAAAAAACATAGAACTATACATATTACCTCGTCTTAATTAAATTTCGCTGAATGTTCTTAAAGGCTTAATATTATACAAAAGTGGAATGCAGAACCTAGGTTTAGGTTTCACAGCCTAATTTCGAAAAAGGCAACGAAAAAAGTTTCGTATCCTCTAAGAAAACTTTTTTGCCGAAATGAAAACTTAGGCAACGAAAGAAATTTTCGTAACCTGAGTTTGTATCCAGGCCATGAAAGTCCAATCATTTTTAGTTAATAGTGTCATAGAATATCAAGAGGGGTTGGTGTTGTTAAAAAGAGGGTTGTGAAAAAAAAAATATAGAAATTAGGATATAGTGGATAGTGAAAATGCAACTGTAGACATATAAAATTTAACGATAATAATAATCGTTGAATTATTCAAACGATGTGTGAGCCCGACAAATTGCATACGTGACTCGTGAGTTAGCAACGTTGAAAAGTCGTCAAAAATGACAAGTGGCGACGTGTAAATGGTCGGTCGACAACAAAACCTTAAATCCCGACTAAAATCAATTATTAAATGTCGATCGATAATCAGATATCAATTAAATTAAATTGATTATCGAAAAAAGAAGTCGGACATTTAATCCAAAGCAGTTATACCTTATCGGTCGTAACTAAATCAATCAATTAAAACTGATTGATTTAATTATGTTAAAATTAATAGTTAAATCAATTAATCAAAACTGATTGATTTAATTATTACCGTTAAGGAAATACAATTAATTCGGTGTCTTTATTACATGTCATAAACGGAGATATGTTGACACTATAAATACCCCCTCTCATATCAAGAGGAGGACTTCCGAGACAAGAGAGAAAAATTACTCCCGAGAGCTCAGAAGTCTCCCAAAACCCTTGAAGAATCATCAAGCTGCCAAATAACTGATTCTTCATCAACCTCAAGACTAGAAGTTGTCAAATCCTGAAGAGTCACCAAGCTGCCAAATAGCCGACATCTTCACCAACTTCAAGACGAAGAACAAACCACCACGTGAAACTACTCGTGGACCAAACCCGATCAACATCAAGCCTCCACGGCCCTTGATCAACCCTCGTCTTCAAGTCTTCAACAAATCAAAACTTCTATCAAGTTCTACAACAAGCTCGTGGGTAATCAACAAGCACTGAACACACGTGC encodes the following:
- the LOC101308769 gene encoding protein TORNADO 2-like, with amino-acid sequence MALSNNVIAAINFVAMLLSIPIIGAGIWLATEPDNSCVKILQWPVITLGILFLVVAIAGFVGAFWRIPWLLVSYLIAMLILIVLLACLVVFIYMVTMRGSGHLEPSRSYLEYHLDDYSGWLRRRVRAPFKWDRIRACLSSTNMCAELNQSYRMAQDFFNAHLNPLQSGCCKPPTQCGYTFVNPTYWISPINNAADMDCLQWNNDQTQLCFNCDSCKAGLLANLKSEWRRTDIILLITLVALISVYLIGCCAFRNAKTEDLFRKYKQGYT